The segment aaatgaaaactaaaGAGCGCCAATATTTCacctagaagaaattaaaatatctaaatcAGTAGTTGTTAAGTCAATAAGATACAAATTAGATTCAAATTAAAACCAATGCTGTTAGGGGTTGGAGCATTGGTAGAGCGGGAAGGGTCCATCCTTTACACGTGgcagacatgggtttgatccctggcatcccatagtgcccctgaagcatcaccaggaataatttctgagtgcagagccgggagttacccttgagcatagctgagtttgatcccaaaaaaacaaagaataaaataaataaaataaaaccaatgatGGTGATttctgagctggagtgatagcacagcggttgggcattccctttcacgcagccgacccatgtacgattactccgtccctctgggagagccccacaagctaccgagagtatcgtgactacacggcagagcctggcaggccacccgtggcatattggacatgccaaaaacagtaacaatagtctcaCAGTGCGAGACATTtctgatgcccgcttgaacaaattgatgagcaacaagatgacagtgacagtatagtgacagtgatggtgatttCTACAAGCAAATAGTACTTTAAATCCCTTTGTGCAATTTTGTGTCACactaaactctttctttgtgttcttgtTTATATATTGTGAGAACATCCTCTCACAGAGGATGCAGAAAATCAGTGATTTCACCATCCAGCTTCCTTGGGTTCCTTCTAGTTTCctcatgcccatattccacccccCAAGTCGCCTGCAATCCCTTGAATTGGTGGCTGTAAACTAGTTTATGTTGCCAAGGTTCACAGAGATGGGGGTTATAATCATATTCTCTCTTGGAGGCAAGGGAATGGTGTCTATATAACCTTATTACCTTGAGATGTTTATACCTCATGTATTAACCCAGAGTTATGCCTTCTTATTGAATATGTTCTTAGATCTTTAAATTGTGTTCTATAATTCAGCTATATTTTCTAgcaattaattttattgcatAAGACCTGTTGTATtgttgatatatatgcatatatataaatatttttgttgtctcTGGCTTGTTATTTCtttacctgtccctctccttctttaaaattttttttaatgaatcaccaagagataaaGTTAagagatttacaaacttttaagattatgtttcagtcataaaatgatgtagtacgcatccctccaccactgcccattctccccaccaatgttcccagtatccctccctataaatatatgtaatcttGAGGGAATAtattgtctatatatatatatatatatatgtaaatctcCTGAGGGAATTCTGTTAgaaccatttttgtttgttttgggggacaccacagcagttctcagggctcactcttggttctacactcaggaatcactcctggcggggcctggtGGACGACTGTATGGAGCACTGGGAATCCGAACCAAGTCAGTCATATCACTCTGGTTCCTACATGGTCATGGTTTAGGCCTCCAGTGTTCTAAAATCTCTATACATCTTCAGCTCTATCAGTTTTCAGagtaaaattgttttatgttTATCTGTTCACAGATTAATCCTATGTATTTAATGACTCTGATTCTATGGTCAAAGCTTGAGTTTTATCGTACATTATCAGCAGATATGCAATTTATTTTAGGCAGCAGCATGACACTGCAGTCTTTGGTTACTGAacccaggtatttttaaattctagtaTGTGGGATGCACAGTCCCTGGGGAAATATCCAGGGAAGGAACAAGAATTTGTTTCTCTTGATGTCGTGCCTTATGAAAGTTTATTATCATCTTGTAGATGTTTGATACACAGGTATGTGGAGGGTTATACATGAAGAATTGTGCTATATGTATAATTAACAGACAAATACATAAGtaaccttttatatttttaaaaaaagatctttaaaaaatacaataaaccCACTATATTAGATTGGATAAAGAAAGAGAATCAAGAAGTGCCCTGTAGACAATAAATCAAGGCTTATATATCCgggaattttataaaattcaaaagttttaaatattagaaagagcatatatgtaaaaaacaaaattagcatGATATAATATTCAACTAGAAAATAGCGACTCATGTGGCAGGAGagctggtacagtgggtaaggcacttgccttgcacatggccctccTGGGTTCAGTGCCCAGGACCCCCACATgctcccccgaacactgccaggagtgatcacttgaGCCAAGCTCTATGTAGTcccaagccaaataaataaagagtacaAGGAAACAGAGAACTGAGAAAATGCTCTTGGTCTCATGTCCGCGGACGTTGTAAGTGAAGGCTTATACTTTCCAGGGGAATTTAACATTCAAAGACAATGGACATAACTATTAACACCAAGGGCTACTCTGAAGAATTCTCTGTTCAATCACAAAGGCCTTTCCTGTCACAGTCATCCTTCAAGCACCCGCAATTCCTGAAAACACTGAGTCTGGCAACTGTCTGACTGATGGGATGGAAGCATGGGTTCTGCCTGCACCCATGAGGCGCCTCCTGATTGGACACacgcctctccctccccttccccccccccccccccccccccggagcagTGTTCACAGACACCTGCAGGCCCCTCTGGGTCTGGCCAGAGTTGGGCCTGTGCTCCTCAAGAATCCCTGCCTGTGTCAGCTGCCTGCCTTTCCTGTGTTACCTGCCGACCCGCCAGGAGTAGCAGGCCAGAGAGGACCCTCAGGAGACAGGCCTTGGAGAGCTCCAGGCGATTCTGTGCTACCTTGTTAGCATAATGAGTCCCAGGGCTGTTCCTCAGACACCCAGCCTTCCTCCAGGCCACAGTACCTCAGGAGGCTAATGACACACTCCCTTCCTCTCAGAGCACAGTGTGGGAACAGGCCCCCCTGGCTCAGAGCCAAGCAGCCTCCAGATTCCACAACTGCAGAATCACAGCCACAGAGTTCCCATAAGACTCCGCTAGGAAGAAAGATCCAAGAACGACCCACCAGATTGATTCTACAGAACAAAAGAGGCTCTGTCTGTGTCTCAGGTACTGTCCTCTGGGAGGAAAGTGTCTGAAGGCACTGAGAGTGGTGACAAAGGCCAGGCTTCCTTCGACCTATGGCCAGCATGAGGGACATGCTGGAGAGGTGACGATGAGCGAAGTCAGTGAGTGCTGGCACGGCAGGAGACCAGTTCCGGCTGGTCTCATTCTGAAAGGAGCAGGGCGCTGCCACCCGAGGCACAGGTTGGCTCAAAGCAAAGGACTAATCCTCACCTCCCGAATTATGGGGTTGGTAGTCATCGAAACCAATGGACAAGGTCACACCCATGAGCTAATCTCCACATTTCAAACTTTAATGATTATAATTCGTATTAGTCTGAAGAATTCAAGGAACCTTTGGAGGGTTCATATCAAGGCAAATTGATAGAAATCTGTACTGCTTAGAAGCAAGAGTTTCTGACATTTCAGCCAGTGCTGACTTGCTTAGCTGACTACAATCAACAGTAAATGTACATCGACAGATTAGCTCTTCTTTTAATTtcatgtctggggctggagtgatagaacagcacaTAGGGCTGTCTGCTCCTGATGGCAGGGTCAggaccaccctccaccccctgtcTACTGCAGACTGCAGGGTTAGCCCTCTACCCCTTAACTGCTCCTGACtgcagggtccccccccccccacctacacacacacacacacacacaaacactttctGATGGCATGACTTGAGTTGAGGCTCAGGTATCATGGCAGGACTGTGCAGCTTGACAGGCAAGAGGGAAAATAACAAACTTCTGTTAGATGAGGGGGAACATGGACATATCTAAGTTGTTAAAGAGGAAGCCAGTGAGTCCTCAGAGCTGGTCTGTGGAGCCAAGCATGCCCGCTATGAGGCTGGGATGGGGTCACTCATGGAAGAGAAGGGGTGTGTCTGCAGAGCTGCAGTGAACACTAACCCAGGAACAAACCCAGTTTTGTTCCTGGATTTGTTTCTCTGACATTGTGTTTCTCTGAATTGTCATTTCTCTGACAATTTCCCACAGTTTCAAGAATTAGAGTGCAACTCAAAGAGAGTGAAGTGTATCTAGGACCCAGCAGAAACACAGCccaagacacacatgcacacaaagactCTTGCACACAGATAAGTGTACATAgaatgtgcacagacacatgcacacattcatgtGCATATATAATCACATGAACAAGGACATGTGCATATACAGGCACATGTAAAAGAgatatgtgcacagacacatggaTGTAGACATGTGCAAACTAAGAGTCctacacacagacatgtgcacacagacacatgcacatagagaTATGTGCACACAaacatgtgtacatacacatgctcacacatatacatgcagacTAATGCAGACACATGCAGgtatgtgcacagacacatgcatacagacatatacacatagacaaatgcagacacatgcacacagacatgagcacacacaaacacatgtgcacagaacATGCACAGAGTTACAAGTACAAAGACACATGTAACCAGACATGTGCACAAAAAcattgcacacacacagagaacggTGCAAGGACCTATGCACACTGACAAAACTACAAAGACAATGCACACAGATGGATGCACATTCAGACTCATGCAACAGagacgtgtgcatgtgtgtacacgtctttgtgcacatgtctgtatgCAGGTGGAGtatttgtgcacatgtatgtgtgcgcatgtatctgtgtttgcatgtgtccttgtgcatgtgtctttgtacTTGTCAGTGTGCATGTGTTCTTGTGTGCACCCAAACACATGCacactacatgtgcacacaggcacGTGCATACCACACTCGGAAATGAGTTCCCCCTCCCTAGTGCCACCCTTCTCCCTCCTCAGGAAGAAGGACTGGGTGAGCAGAGTGAGGACGCTGGCTGCTGGCTGCATGTGCATTAGTCGGGCTGGTGGGAGATGACACCCTGGATCATAAAGGAGTGAGCAGATGTCAAAGCTCACCAGTATGATTGATCACTCATGTGCAGGGCAGATACAGCATAAAAACTCTAGTTATTGGTTCAGCGGGAAAGTTGGTGCTACCTGCTGTGAGCCCTGCCTTCTCTCGCTGTGCTGTGGCTTACAGGACAAGTCCCACTGGGTGAGCAGAACCAGACAGGCAACAAGCCTCACAGAGGCTCCTAGAATGTTCTAGCTGCACACCCAGTGGGCAGTGGGGCAGGTCAAATGAACAGAATTGTCACGCCTGTGGCCTGCATCTCAGgttgcttctttcttctttcacacCACTTGGCCACAGTCCAGGGCAATGGACCACCTCACGTATGAGGGCGCCTGGTATCTGCTGGGCTTTGCCAGTACGCGGGAGCTGCGGTTGCTGCATGTGGGGCTCTTCCTGCAGCTCTACCTGGCCCAGCTGCACAAGTCTCCATCGCTCCTGGACTTGCTGGTGTCTGTGTTCTACACGGTGATGCCCCCAACCCTGAACCCCCTCATGTGCGGTCTGAGGAACAAAGACAGGAAGGCGGCACTAAGGAGGCTGGGAACAAATGGGTGTCGTCCACCAAGATGAAGAGACTCTAGCTCATGCTCCCTCATCACTGCATATTTGGGGTCTGAGAGCACTGGCTCATGACGGAGGGGTTGTGACAGGGCGCTGtggtgatgggtgggggtggcTAGCATCCCAGGGCAGACGGGGATCTGCCTTTCCTCTGACTGACAGCAGAGTGGCAGGCTGATGGGCAGTCACAGAAATCAAGTGACCACTGTATGGTCACTGCTGGCACAGGTGACGTGTGAAAAacggagaggggcgggggagggtgtgcTGCATGCATCATCCTGAAAGGAAAGGCGCAAAGAGGTAAAAAGGCAGGTGAGGGCCACAGCTGAACTTCTGTCCAGTCCCCggttctcttcctctttctcactttctctctgggAACAAGAGGGAAACACAGCATCTCCCTCTGTTCCAGACACATGCTAGGCCATGAGGCCCAGCTGCGGCTAAATGGACAGAGCCAGACACGGGCCACAGAAGCTCAGAGCTGGCACCTGTGAACAGTGACACGGGAGCCATGAGGAGGTGCTGAAGCTGGCCTATGTGGGGAATAAGGAGCAGATCCAAAAAGGAATGTGACCCCAGTGAGACCCCACACAAAAAATCCCACAACAATTTTCAGGGTGGGGAAGCTGGTCTGGGCCTAGGATGGCCACTAGCAATCTGAGCTTTGTCCCCCAGGGTACAGGGAAGGAATTGAGGGGTTTGGGCAACAGAGGGTGGACACAGTGGTTGGCAGCTGAGAACATGCCACCCGAAGAGGGGGAAGTTTGAGCAGCAATGTCCAAACAGAGAAAGGAGTTGGACCGGGCTGGCATGAAGGGAGatggcagagggcagggcacttgctgtgcacacagcccacctgggcttgatccctgacaccccacatggtccccaaactacagtgatctctgagcagaatcaggagtaagccagagACCGCTGGGTTGGCCCCAAATCACCATTCTTCCCaccccagagaaagaaagaagaaagaaagaaaggaaaggagaacaaatgaaaagaagaggGGAAAGGAGACTGGGCTCCCCATGACGCCTCCAACCATGGGACTGTTTGAGGAAGTGAGCACAGCCCTGCTTCTGCCCAGACACTGCGCTGCCAGTGATTCTAGGGCACAAGGCTGAGAATCCAGAGAAGGCTTGGCAGAATAAGGACAGCAGTGGAGGATATAcccttcccctcctctgcccaTGGAACTTACTGTCCGTGTCTATCAAGCTTTGAATGTCTTATCTGTACTGCCTGTACTATATGCACCCGAAGAGGTGTACACACGCAAAGACCTGTCAGTTTGGAAGAATTAAGTTTTAATGACGAGACATGATCTTACttattataaaaatcaaaataggcTGAAAGCAATTGGCTGCTCAGCAATCGAGCGTATAAAGCATGTTTCTGCGTTTGTCAAAGGCAATGGATTGAGATATTTTCTGTAACAGTCTGACCCTGTGTACACAGAAAGTCTGGGTCATAAGTAACCATTTTCAGCATATGTAACCAAGATCCTAAGGGGCCCACAAGTTCTAACAGTTAGGCAATATGGAGACCTGCTCTTCTGGAGCCAAGGATAGTGTGGCCAGATCACTCCCAGCACACCCATCAAAGCCGACCCTTGAGGGACACAGGCCTCCCCCCTTGGCAGGCTACCGCCAGGCCTCTTCCCTTCAAGCCATGACAAATGTGGTTAGTGTCACATCTGAAATCCTTTCTTGAGGCAAAGTAGCCCTCTCAAGGCCCACACCTTCCCCAGACCCACGGACAAGTCACCCCAGAGCAGCAGGGAGGACATGGGAAGAGAGGGACCCTGTGATCAGTTTTGGGGAGCAGGGCTCCTCTGGTGATGCCTCCACAGGTACTGGTTCATATATATCCACTTTTGTTTGGAGTCCTTGATTTACTTGTTATCGTGCGACAGGAAAGTTAGGAGACAAAAGCAAGTGCTTCGGTTTTTAATGTCCCATGGCTTTGTTTGGTTGGAAAGGACCACTGACCGCTGTGCCGGCAGAAAGACTAAGAGCGGAAGGGGTAGCACAAGACACACTTTCTGATAGAGACTGCCCAGGGCTTCCCAGGTACCAGTGGCTACCAGCATCCCCCTAAACCgggagccacaccagcagtgttcccGGCCCTCCTGCACTTAGGCCCACGGAGCCACCAGTAGAAGCAAGGCAGCAGGTCACGGGGTTCACCTTTCTGCACCTGTGACGGGGACTGGGCCACCGACTGGCAGTGAAGGCCACTGCCTTGGAGCCGCTCATCCCCTGCCCACAGAGCCTCTCCCAGAGCACCTCATTTCCTACCTTCACCCAGCACCTTCCAGAGCATCTCCTTTCTCTACAACCTCCTGAGGAGCCCCACAGCAGCCGGCCTATCATATGCTAGGCACTGGCCCCAAACCCTGTTCCCGGATCACCCAGAATCCACCGTATGGCACCCCAGTCTCTGACAGTCCTCCAACCAGCCCCACAGCAGCCTATGCTGCCATCTTGCCTGAGCCTAGagaccccccctcccacacctagCACCCCATTCCCAGAGTCCACAAGCACCCACTGAAACACCCGACTGTCTCCCCAAGCACCCTCTACAACACCTTGTTCTCTGTATTCCCGCACCAGCAGCCTCTGCTCCACCCTATTCCTGTGCTGCTCCCTTGTGAGTGCTCAGGTCATGGCTGAGCTCTCCTTCCGGGGGCACTTGGGAACTCCCAGGGCAACTTGGATTGGTCTAAGTGGCTCTCCTTGGGGGAAGCTGTGAGGATGACCCTGGCGAGAAGGGCACACCGGctctggggctgctgctggcgAGTGGATGGGCGGCCTAGGCATGGGATCACACCTCACAGATGGGCTGTGCCACACCTGGGAGCAGCTGCCCGTGTGCGGGTACGTGACAGTTCGCCTACCGTGGCTAATGGGAGCCAACTGCGGCCATAGACTCCCGTCCTGGGATCTTGTCCCGCCACGATTCTCCATCTGCTTTGACACACAGCAGCTAAACCTTCCCCTCTCAAGTCCAGCCCCCTGTCCAGCAGCAAGGAGGGCTCCTGTACGCCAGTGTGGCCCGGCTCAGGAGTGCCTGTCCACTGAGCCCGACAGGGACCACCCCAGGAGCCGGCACCCCGGGACACTCAGCAAAGGCTGACTGGCAGCTCACGCCCGGATGCATCTGTGCTGCAGCCTGTGACACCGCCCACTGGGCCTCTGCCTTCATGGGAGCATGGGCCCGGCACAGGGTTCCCCTGTGAGCCcttgggggtggggctcagggtgcaCCGGGCACAGGCTGCCTCACCCCTCCCTGGGCTCCGGCTGGCTGCCAAGGGCCCGGCCACGGCACAGCAGGCTGCGGAGTGCTCGTTGCATGTCCCGGTTCcgcaggctgtagatgaaggggttcagcaggggGGTCACCATGTTGTACATGATGGCCGACAGGGTGTCCCTCTCTGGTGTGTGTGAGGAGGAGGGGCTGAAGTAAACGGCAATGCCTGTGCCATAGAACAGTACCACCACAGCCAGGTGGGAGCCGCAGGTGGAGAATGCTTTCTGCTTGCCCTGTGCAGAGGAGACCCTCAGGATGGCTGTGGAGATGAACCCGTAGGAGACGAGGATGCAGATAAAAGGGGTGAAGACAACTAGGCCTCCCACAATGAAAGTGACCAGAACGTTGATGGAGATGTCAGAGCAGGAGAGCTGCAGAAGGGGGTTGAGGTCACAGAAAAAGTGGTGGATGACATTGGACGCACAGAAGGACAAGCGGGCCATGAGGGCCGTGTGGAGGAGGGCGTGCAGGCAGGTGAGCAGCCAGAGCCCCGCCACCAGCTGGAGGCACAGCC is part of the Sorex araneus isolate mSorAra2 chromosome 2, mSorAra2.pri, whole genome shotgun sequence genome and harbors:
- the LOC129401855 gene encoding olfactory receptor 1C1-like, with the translated sequence MEKANGTLVEEFVLLGLSLPAEQQHRLSVLFLCMYLVTVSGNTLIILAITFDPHLHSPMYFFLSNLALVDICFCSTTIPQMVAQTLSGSRTIPYALCLTQLFFFLFFVNMDSLLLCVMAYDRYVAICHPLHYSSIMTLRLCLQLVAGLWLLTCLHALLHTALMARLSFCASNVIHHFFCDLNPLLQLSCSDISINVLVTFIVGGLVVFTPFICILVSYGFISTAILRVSSAQGKQKAFSTCGSHLAVVVLFYGTGIAVYFSPSSSHTPERDTLSAIMYNMVTPLLNPFIYSLRNRDMQRALRSLLCRGRALGSQPEPREG